Genomic window (Jeotgalibacillus haloalkalitolerans):
TGATCAATTTTTAACGTGTACTGTGTTAAAAGCTGATCGTATTGATTGTTCGATACGATCAGCTTTTTAGTATTTCTATTTGAAGTCTGACAGCTGGGTTAACTGCTGAGTTGATCACCTAATATTGTTTCGATGTGGGCAATACCACTTTTAGTTAAGTAGTAGCACATGTGCCCTTGGTCCTTCACCTTTCTAACTAAAGGTCTGGAACGACTTAAAGCAAGCTGAATGACCTTTTCTGTATGTTCAGTTGTAAAATACTCACATAAAATATTGTAGACTTGCTTTGCTGTCAGGTGAGGTTCGTTAAATTCTTTGCTAAATATATATAAAATACTTAACGCTTGATCTTCCACACGCTCCAACAGCCTCGGATCAGGATTTTCGTCGAGGTTAAAATAAGAAAGCTCAATTGATGGAAGAGCCTTTTCTTTATCAATATGAATCATAACTTCATCATTTTCAAGAGATCTGATATAGGAATTACCTTCATCTGTAAGTGAAAAGTTTCTCTGATTGCTGCTATCAAGTGATGTAGTGTCTTCCTGAAAATAACCTTTCTTTACACAATTATTTACACTGAAGTGAATGTTGTTAGGAACTGTGTGCCGGGAATCTCTGAATCGTTTGCGAAGTAATTTTGCTGTAAATGTTTTGTTTCCTTCGACGTGTGTAATATAGTATCCCATTGCCAATGTATATTGCCACTCAGAGTTAATCGGAAGACTTTCTATAAATTTCTGTATTTTAGTTTTTGTAAATTGAGGATATTCATCCTGCACATTTATCACAGTACTGTTACTCATCAAAAGTTCACTGCCTTTAGTGTTAATATCTATAAATTCTTCAGGGTTCATCATTTCATGAAGGTAGCTCTGAATAATTTTCTCTTGCTCTCCAATAAATTCCCTATCCCCTGTAGCCGAGTATTCAAAATCTTTATAGCGAACACTTAAATGAAATGTATTCTGGACCATATCATTACTCCTTATGTAACTTAGTATTAGTTTGAATTATAGTTCTTTCATCAGAGGCGAACAACATGGATTGATCTGTATTGAGTAGTTGTTTAGTTTTTGACTATTTTTTGTCTTGAAATTTTACTCTAAAGTGATTCACCTGTGTTTTAAAGCTTACTGGAATGAATACCGGGTTGCTATTGAGTTTTTCTTACGTTTAAATCTAAAAAGCATATTTATTTGCCGTATTTCTGTTAAATATATTGAAAACGACACTTCACGGACGCGTTAATAAACGATTTGGCAGGGGCCGAACAGGGGAGAAATGGAGAAAAGAAAATCGAGTGGACTATGAAATCAATCAGGAAACAATGACAATCAGATGCGCAAGACACCTCGAGCTGCAAACTCGCATCATCAAAGCAAGCAAAAGCTGCTACTCGGTATTGACCTCACTTCAACTCATGGAATACGCCTGCAAAATGGGCGGCAGCACCTACAAGGGCCGGCAGGAATCCGTCAGATTCAAATTCGGCATCTCCAGCAAAATCCCAATCCTGATCAACCAGAATGAAGAAATCATCATGTTCCCAACACACTCACCAACCCATATCGATAACACATGGATTTCACTCGAGCATTTCGACAAAGCCTTCGAGCACGCTGAGCGGGGGAAGGCCATTGTCAGATTCATTAACGGAGAACAAGTCACTGTCATGTGCTCACTGAAAACGCTCAGCAAACAGCACCAGCGAGCTTCGGCATTGATGTTGCAGGAGCTGCATTTTCCGAGGAAGCGGATGGTGATGCGGATGGGGTGAATAGATGTAAGTGTGATACAGGGGGACGGAGGTAAGTATATCTTTTATACACATATTTCCATTATGATACAGCAACCTCCGTCCCCCTGTATTGTCATCAATTAAAGCATAGAAAAAACGGGTGATAGCAAACACTTATCACCCGCTTTCTATTTTACTCATTTATCTTTTTCCTTCTCTAAGCTCTCCATCTCCTCATACGTCTGAGGAAATCAGTTGGCCTGCCAATCTGCCCGGTAAGCGGCATCCAATTGTGTGAGATTCTGCTCTGCGTGATCCACATTTGCGTTCACATTTTCCTCCTCCACCTTCACACTATTTCTCATATCCGTATCCTCAAGTGTCTCAAAACTCTCGCCTGAGGCCTTGTTCTTTTTTCTTTTCTGATACCCGGTAATCGCAGTAAATGTCCCGGCAGATACAATCGTACCGAGTAAGATTGATTTCGTTGTCGTATTCATGATAAAACCTCCCTGTCATGCAAATAAATTTTCCTTAGCTATTTAATACCCTTTCTGCACAAAAACATGAGATTATCTAAAGTTACAAGCGTTAAGATTTGATAACATATATATCAGAGATTTTATACGCAAAAGGAGGTTCACTATGTGAATAAACGTATATTCATCATCGTAACTCTACTTATCACCTTAACGCTCTCTGCCTGTCTTAAAGTCGGAGAACCGAGTAGATTTTCGTCTCTAGCAGTCATTGACTATATCAATGATGAAGAATATAAAGAAGTCTTGAACATCATACCCGGTCAGCCACCGAAAAGTTAATTCAATAGATAGCCAGGAGAGACACATAATTGAAAAAGGAAACGAACAAAATGACAAAGATGAAAATATTGTGCTGTATCACCGTGAGATTATTTTTTACAGTAAAGGATTAAACACTCAAGAAGTGGAGGAAGCGTTGAACACCATCTATATCGATGTATTTGTAGAGTCCGATGTAGGCTTGCCGACTGATAGGGAGTATAGGGTTTTTGGGGGAGGATGAGGAACTGTAGTCGCCCCGCATTAGAAGACGTCGCAGTATTAGCACCCGTGAATGTTCGGTCTATTGATTACTTCAATTGCTTCAGGCGCAAACGTCTTTTTCCAAGTAAACGACTCAGGCTTTTGTTTTCAGTCTGACAGAGAAAGACATTGCGGATCTGGATTGTGATGGAGACGATTATTGAGTTTGTTGAATTTGCCGTTAGTTTGTTTTTTTCGTAGAACCTATTAAAATAATACTTCGCTACAAATTGCTAATGAAGTAAAAAAAGCGGGTGATAGTCTTTCAGCACCCACTGTTGGTATTTTGCTACTCAGAGGAAAGGGGAAGTGT
Coding sequences:
- a CDS encoding competence protein ComK, producing MDYEINQETMTIRCARHLELQTRIIKASKSCYSVLTSLQLMEYACKMGGSTYKGRQESVRFKFGISSKIPILINQNEEIIMFPTHSPTHIDNTWISLEHFDKAFEHAERGKAIVRFINGEQVTVMCSLKTLSKQHQRASALMLQELHFPRKRMVMRMG